The following nucleotide sequence is from Melioribacteraceae bacterium.
TTGAACATGGATGATTTTATAAAAATAGATGAAATAAAAAAACAGCTTTTGGAATATTGCAAGTTGGATACATTTGCTATGGTTAGGATTTTAGACAGACTTGAAAATTTAGTTGGAATTTAATAGTTGATTTAAGTTTACTTTTAAATCGCTCAGTTCTTTCGAAATAATTTGCCAAATTATGTCTTGATCAACTCCAAAATAATCGTGCACAATTCTATTTCTAATACCTCTAAGTTTTTTCCAAGGTATCTTATCAATTTGTGCTTTAACATCATCTGGAATTCTATTAGAAGCTTCACCAATTATTTCAATATTACGAACAACAGCATCTTTAACTAAATCGTTTACAATAAAATCTTCATAGGACAATTCATTGGTATAATTTTCAATTTTGTTAATAGCGAAAAGAATATCATTTACTAATATTTTCCAATCTTTTTTAGACATAATTCAAATCAGATTCAATTTGTGTAAACATACTTTTATTCAGTGCATTCTTCGTTACCACATCGATTTTAACTTCTAAAAGTAACTCCAATTCATCGGCAAAAGTCACAAAATCAAGTCCGATCGGTCTATTGAACTCAACTAATAAATCAACATCACTTAATTCAGTTTCATCCCCTCTAGCATATGAACCGAATACAGCAATACTTTTAAGTCCATATTTCTCTGCAAAATAAGGTTTAGAGTTGTTA
It contains:
- a CDS encoding DUF86 domain-containing protein, giving the protein MSKKDWKILVNDILFAINKIENYTNELSYEDFIVNDLVKDAVVRNIEIIGEASNRIPDDVKAQIDKIPWKKLRGIRNRIVHDYFGVDQDIIWQIISKELSDLKVNLNQLLNSN
- a CDS encoding nucleotidyltransferase family protein, which gives rise to MKKLFEIKSIINNSKPYFAEKYGLKSIAVFGSYARGDETELSDVDLLVEFNRPIGLDFVTFADELELLLEVKIDVVTKNALNKSMFTQIESDLNYV